The genomic window TTGAATGACGGGGCAGTTTATCCTTCAATTATTTTCATAATGGCAGGTATCGGACTTTTAACTGGATTTAAAACAGCAAAAGATTTAGATAAAGAATAAGTAAGAGTTTAAGTTAGTATAAAAAACGCATCAATAGTTGATGCGTTTTTTTTATTCTTTAGATCCTATAGTTTCGTAGTAAACATCTACAGAAAGTTTGGGCTGCATAGATGCCATTACGGCAAGTTCATCGCAGCGTTCGTTTTGCGGGTGATTGTTGTGGCCTTTTATCCATTTAAAGTCAACTTGATGTTTTCTATACACAATTAAAAAGCGTTTCCATAAATCAGGATTTTTTCTGCCGGCAAATTTCTTTTTTTCCCAGCCTATAACCCATTTTTTTTCTACAGAATCAACGACATATTTAGAATCAGAAATTACAAGGACTTTCATATTTGGCTTTTTCAGTTTTTCTAAACCGACAATTACAGCCAAAAGTTCCATTCTATTATTAGTAGTAAGCCGAAAACCTTCGTAAAATTCTTTTTTGTGCGGTGTTCCAACCAATTCCATGACTACGCCGTAACCTCCGTTTCCAGGATTTCCTTTTGCTGCGCCATCTGTATATATATGTACTTCGTGAGTCATTTATTTAGAGTGTAGATTTTAGATTTTAGATTGCAGATTTCTGCGAACTAAAATTGGAATTTGGAATTTAAATTTTGGAATTTGAATCTTCCAGAATTTTATGGATAATCTCAGGAAAATGTGTTTGTTCCAGCTCATGAATCTTTTCTGCAACAGTTTCCGGCGTGTCTTCGTCTGTTAAAGCTACATTGGCTTGGAAAATAATACCGCCTTCGTCATAATTTTCATTTACATAATGAATAGAAATTCCGGTTTCTTTTTCTTTATTATTTACTATAGCCCTGTGAATGTGCATTCCGTACATACCTTTTCCGCCATATTTAGGTAAAAGTGCAGGATGGATATTTATTATTTTATTTGGATATTGTTCGATTATGTTTTCTGGAAATTTCAATAAGAAACCAGCCAATACGATCAAATCCGGGTCGATTTTTTGTATTTTTTGTAATACATTTCGCTCTAAAAGTTCGTTTTTTGAGAAGATTTCGACTGGAATTTGATGATTTTTTGCTCTGTCAATAACTTTTGCCGAGGCATTATTTGTAAAAATCGAAACCACCTTTGCAATTTCAATGTTCGAAAAATATTTTATAATGTTCTCTGCGTTAGTTCCTGATCCTGAGGCAAAAACGATAATTTTTTTCATAATAGAATTTATTTTGAGAATGCAAAAAACGGAATAAAAAACGAAAATAAATAGCTTTAAAAGACCTTTCTTGAAATTAATTTTATAAATTAGTGTCACATTTATAAACTAAATAGTTGTTTTAAAATAAAGTTTTTTATTTTTGCCAACAAATTAAATTCTAAAATTAAAGATTATGTCAGACATTGCATCAAGAGTAAAAGCGATTATCGTAGACAAATTAGGTGTTGACGAAAACGAAGTTGTAACAGAAGCAAGCTTCACTAATGATTTAGGAGCTGACTCATTAGACACTGTTGAGCTTATTATGGAATTCGAAAAAGAATTTGATATTCAAATTCCAGACGATCAAGCAGAAAACATTGCTACTGTTGGTCAAGCTATTTCTTATATCGAAGAAGCTAAAAAATAATAATACCACACCCGATTTCTAAAAATACCCAATTTTTGAAATTCCAAATTCCGATTGGATTTTGATTTTTGATTTTTGAAATTTTTAAGAGTCGGGTGTTATTATTTTTTTTAAATTTTAAAGTTCGATTGATTTTCAATCAAAAAGATATATTTATATTGTAATTCCCATGGCTCTTAAGTAACAATACGTTAAGAAAGCGTGGGTTTTATTTGTTTAAAGTACAAAACACATATTTATGGCATTAAGGCGAGTTGTTGTAACAGGATTAGGTGCACTTACTCCTATCGGGAATAATATCCAGGAATACTGGGATGCACTTGTGAATGGGGTTAGCGGAGCGGCTCCTATAACATATTATGATACAGAAAAGCATAAAACGAAATTTGCCTGCGAAGTAAAAAACTTCAATATTGAAGACTACATGGATCGCAAGGAATCTCGTCGATTAGATAAATTTGCACAATACGCAATTGCTGCCAGCGATGAAGCTATTAAAGATGCTGGAATTACCAATGATAATGTAAACAAACAAAGAGTTGGTGTTATCTGGGGAGCAGGAATTGGAGGTTTAGAAACTTTCCAAGACGAAGTAATGTATTATGCTAAAGGTGATGGAACTCCAAAGTTCAATCCGTTTTTTATCCCTAAAATGATTGCCGATATCGCTCCAGCGCATATTTCTATGCGTAATGGCTATATGGGACCAAATTATACTACGGTTTCTGCTTGTGCATCTTCTGCAAATGCATTAATCGACGCTTTCAACTACATTCGTTTAGGAATGTGTGATGTTATTGTTTCTGGTGGTTCTGAAGCAGCAGTTACAATTGCAGGTATGGGAGGTTTTAGTTCTATGCACGCTTTATCTACAAGAAATGAAAGCCCGGAAACAGCTTCAAGACCTTTTGATGCAACCAGAGATGGTTTCGTTTTAGGTGAAGGAGCAGGAGCTTTGGTTCTTGAAGACTACGAACATGCTAAAGCTAGAGGTGCAAAAATCTATTGTGAAATTGGCGGAGGCGGAATGTCGTCTGATGCTTATCACTTAACTGCACCACATCCAGAAGGAATTGGAGTAATTGCCGT from Flavobacterium fluviale includes these protein-coding regions:
- a CDS encoding acyl carrier protein, with the protein product MSDIASRVKAIIVDKLGVDENEVVTEASFTNDLGADSLDTVELIMEFEKEFDIQIPDDQAENIATVGQAISYIEEAKK
- the fabF gene encoding beta-ketoacyl-ACP synthase II, which encodes MALRRVVVTGLGALTPIGNNIQEYWDALVNGVSGAAPITYYDTEKHKTKFACEVKNFNIEDYMDRKESRRLDKFAQYAIAASDEAIKDAGITNDNVNKQRVGVIWGAGIGGLETFQDEVMYYAKGDGTPKFNPFFIPKMIADIAPAHISMRNGYMGPNYTTVSACASSANALIDAFNYIRLGMCDVIVSGGSEAAVTIAGMGGFSSMHALSTRNESPETASRPFDATRDGFVLGEGAGALVLEDYEHAKARGAKIYCEIGGGGMSSDAYHLTAPHPEGIGVIAVMENTLRDAGMTPEQVDHINTHGTSTPLGDVAELKAISKVFGEHAKNININSTKSMTGHLLGAAGAIEAIASILAMQHGIVPPTINHTVVDENIDPSLNLTLNKPQKREVNVAMSNTFGFGGHNACVLFKKLAD
- the rnhA gene encoding ribonuclease HI, with the translated sequence MTHEVHIYTDGAAKGNPGNGGYGVVMELVGTPHKKEFYEGFRLTTNNRMELLAVIVGLEKLKKPNMKVLVISDSKYVVDSVEKKWVIGWEKKKFAGRKNPDLWKRFLIVYRKHQVDFKWIKGHNNHPQNERCDELAVMASMQPKLSVDVYYETIGSKE
- the purN gene encoding phosphoribosylglycinamide formyltransferase, giving the protein MKKIIVFASGSGTNAENIIKYFSNIEIAKVVSIFTNNASAKVIDRAKNHQIPVEIFSKNELLERNVLQKIQKIDPDLIVLAGFLLKFPENIIEQYPNKIINIHPALLPKYGGKGMYGMHIHRAIVNNKEKETGISIHYVNENYDEGGIIFQANVALTDEDTPETVAEKIHELEQTHFPEIIHKILEDSNSKI